In a genomic window of Deltaproteobacteria bacterium:
- a CDS encoding energy-coupling factor transporter transmembrane protein EcfT, translating into MYALGQFIPSNSLIHGLDPRTKTLSVILLSLVILNSQPAAAAVFTLFLLSLIPLSRIPAGAFLRALKPALPFLLLLFGIHLLFTGGAPIPPFPDWRITVTYEGLLKGTLVIWRFALLLMSASFLTFTTSPSELVCGLEWLLRPLNILGISSRDVALMVSLALRFVPTLLEEIRMIREAQMARGAAFGTGGLKKRARSILFLLTPLLNNSIRRADDLAMAMESRGYGRGARTSMRELKLRYKDFLALAAVILCSGLPFLLKDLLPSFPAC; encoded by the coding sequence ATGTACGCCCTTGGTCAATTCATTCCTTCAAACTCCCTGATTCACGGCCTGGATCCTCGAACCAAGACCCTCAGCGTGATCCTCCTGAGCCTCGTGATCCTCAATTCCCAGCCGGCGGCGGCAGCCGTCTTCACCCTGTTCCTTCTCTCCCTCATCCCCTTGTCCCGAATCCCGGCCGGCGCGTTTCTCCGGGCATTGAAGCCAGCCCTGCCCTTTCTACTGCTCCTCTTCGGGATCCATCTCCTGTTCACCGGGGGCGCTCCCATTCCACCTTTTCCGGACTGGCGGATCACCGTCACATACGAAGGCCTCCTCAAAGGAACTCTCGTGATCTGGCGGTTCGCCCTGCTCCTCATGAGTGCATCGTTCTTGACCTTCACCACTTCCCCTTCCGAACTGGTCTGCGGCCTCGAATGGTTACTGCGCCCCCTGAATATTCTGGGAATCTCGTCCCGGGACGTCGCACTCATGGTCTCCCTGGCCCTTCGGTTCGTCCCGACCCTCCTTGAAGAGATCCGGATGATCCGCGAGGCCCAGATGGCCCGCGGCGCCGCCTTCGGCACCGGGGGTCTCAAGAAAAGGGCCCGAAGCATCCTGTTCCTCTTGACACCCCTTCTGAACAACTCGATTCGGAGGGCGGACGATCTGGCCATGGCCATGGAAAGCAGGGGTTACGGCCGGGGGGCCCGGACCTCCATGAGGGAACTCAAATTGAGGTATAAGGACTTCCTGGCCTTGGCGGCGGTAATCCTCTGCTCCGGACTCCCCTTTCTCCTAAAGGACCTCCTTCCCTCCTTCCCGGCTTGCTGA
- a CDS encoding energy-coupling factor transporter ATPase — translation MITIKDLVFAYDKGKEPVLRGIDLQIEEGSYVALVGPNGCGKTTLLRHLNGLLLPTRGTVLVDGLDTRDPKSLEKIRQRVGMIFQNPDNQIVGMTVEEDVAFGPGNLGLDPGEIRRRVRRSLETVGMVAYAQSPPHALSGGEKQLVAIAGVLAMDPRHIALDEPTSFLDPGGRKRVLGAIQALNERGITVIHVSHDMNEITGADRVLVMDRGRIVLDGAPREVFSRLEQLRDLGLDVPVVTDLFWRLRRIGVDVPPGVLSVKDACWALSALIPHPGEGQKGS, via the coding sequence ATGATCACGATCAAAGACCTGGTTTTTGCTTACGACAAGGGGAAAGAGCCGGTCCTTCGGGGGATTGATCTCCAAATCGAGGAGGGATCCTACGTGGCTCTGGTGGGTCCCAACGGCTGTGGCAAGACCACCCTGTTGAGGCACCTCAACGGGTTGCTCCTTCCCACCCGGGGAACCGTGCTGGTGGACGGACTGGACACCAGGGACCCGAAGTCCCTTGAAAAAATCAGGCAAAGGGTAGGGATGATCTTCCAAAACCCGGACAACCAGATCGTCGGAATGACCGTGGAGGAAGACGTCGCCTTCGGCCCCGGGAACCTGGGCCTGGATCCCGGAGAGATCCGCAGGAGGGTACGACGATCCCTTGAGACGGTGGGAATGGTTGCATATGCCCAGAGCCCTCCCCATGCCCTCTCAGGCGGGGAAAAACAACTGGTGGCCATTGCCGGGGTCCTGGCCATGGACCCCCGCCACATCGCCCTTGACGAACCCACCTCCTTTCTGGACCCGGGAGGGCGAAAGCGGGTTCTCGGCGCAATCCAGGCCCTTAATGAGCGAGGCATCACTGTGATCCACGTTTCCCACGACATGAACGAGATCACGGGCGCAGACCGGGTCCTTGTCATGGACCGGGGCCGAATCGTCCTGGACGGGGCCCCGAGAGAGGTCTTCTCCAGGCTGGAACAGCTCCGGGACCTGGGCCTGGACGTGCCGGTCGTAACGGATCTTTTCTGGAGACTACGCCGGATAGGTGTCGATGTCCCTCCAGGGGTTCTGAGCGTGAAAGACGCCTGCTGGGCTCTGTCGGCCCTGATCCCGCACCCCGGAGAGGGACAAAAGGGAAGCTGA
- a CDS encoding biotin transporter BioY, whose product MKSTGISLRGMIYASLLGAITAVGAYVIIPLPPVPITLQTLFTALSGALLGGGLGALAQAVYVLLGIIGLPVFAGGKAGLGVLLGPTGGYLIGFMAGAYLIGKLIDIKKEPGFAWIVFSMILGYAAIYLLGILQLMLVAKFTLVKALSVGLLPFLIGDALKILAATLVTLKLRDRIRGRIGRL is encoded by the coding sequence ATGAAAAGTACCGGCATTTCCTTGAGGGGAATGATCTACGCCTCTCTTCTCGGGGCGATCACGGCTGTGGGGGCTTACGTCATCATACCTCTTCCCCCCGTCCCCATCACCCTTCAAACCCTTTTCACAGCCCTATCCGGGGCCCTCCTGGGAGGTGGCCTCGGGGCCTTGGCCCAGGCCGTATACGTCCTGCTGGGGATCATCGGTCTGCCTGTCTTCGCGGGAGGCAAGGCGGGACTCGGTGTTCTCCTCGGCCCTACGGGTGGATACCTCATAGGGTTCATGGCCGGGGCGTATCTTATCGGAAAACTCATCGATATCAAGAAGGAGCCCGGCTTTGCATGGATCGTTTTTTCCATGATCCTGGGTTACGCCGCGATCTATCTGCTGGGAATCCTTCAACTGATGCTCGTGGCCAAGTTCACACTCGTTAAGGCCCTTTCAGTGGGACTTCTCCCTTTCCTGATCGGAGACGCATTGAAGATCCTGGCCGCAACCCTCGTGACCTTGAAGTTAAGGGACAGGATCAGGGGGAGGATCGGGCGGTTATGA